The following proteins are encoded in a genomic region of Streptococcus sp. 29892:
- a CDS encoding GNAT family N-acetyltransferase, translated as MILNTKRLNIRPFRSDDIEDAFEIYTDADVCRYLLEDEWNTEDKEEFEKKIKNNKLEENSSLNLAVVLDKKVSFYVGSYGRGNFLTM; from the coding sequence ATGATATTGAACACAAAGCGATTAAATATACGACCGTTTAGATCAGATGATATCGAAGATGCTTTTGAGATTTATACTGATGCAGATGTATGTAGATATCTTTTAGAAGATGAATGGAATACTGAAGATAAAGAAGAGTTCGAAAAGAAAATTAAAAATAACAAATTAGAGGAGAACTCGAGCTTAAATCTTGCTGTAGTATTGGATAAAAAGGTTAGTTTTTATGTAGGATCATACGGCAGGGGGAACTTTCTTACTATGTGA
- the tet(M) gene encoding tetracycline resistance ribosomal protection protein Tet(M) has protein sequence MKIINIGVLAHVDAGKTTLTESLLYNSGAITELGSVDKGTTRTDNTLLERQRGITIQTGITSFQWENTKVNIIDTPGHMDFLAEVYRSLSVLDGAILLISAKDGVQAQTRILFHALRKMGIPTIFFINKIDQNGIDLSTVYQDIKEKLSAEIVIKQKVELYPNMCVTNFTESEQWDTVIEGNDDLLEKYMSGKSLEALELEQEESIRFQNCSLFPVYHGSAKSNIGIEQLIEVITNKFYSSTYRKKSELCGNVFKIEYSEERQRLAYVRLYGGILHLRDSVRISEKEKIKITEMYTSINGELCKIDKAYSGEIVILQNEFLKLNSVLGDTKLLPQRERIENPLPLLQTTVEPSKPQQREMLLDALLEISDSDPLLQYYVDSTTHEIILSFLGKVQMEVTCALLQEKYHVEVKIKKPTVIYMERPLKKAEYTIHIEVPPNPFWASIGLSVAPLPLGSGVQYESSVSLGYLNQSFQNAVMEGIRYGCEQGLYGWNVTDCKICFKYGLYYSPVSTPADFRMLAPIVLEQVLKKAGTELLEPYLSFKIYAPQEYLSRAYNDAPKYCANIVNTQLKNNEVILSGEIPARCIQEYRSDLTFFTNGRSVCLTELKGYHVTTGEPVCQPRRPNSRIDKVRYMFNKIT, from the coding sequence ATGAAAATTATTAATATTGGAGTTTTAGCTCATGTTGATGCAGGAAAAACTACCTTAACAGAAAGCTTATTATATAACAGTGGAGCGATTACAGAATTAGGAAGCGTGGACAAAGGTACAACGAGGACGGATAATACGCTTTTAGAACGTCAGAGAGGAATTACAATTCAGACAGGAATAACCTCTTTTCAGTGGGAAAATACGAAGGTGAACATCATAGACACGCCAGGACATATGGATTTCTTAGCAGAAGTATATCGTTCATTATCAGTTTTAGATGGGGCAATTCTACTGATTTCTGCAAAAGATGGCGTACAAGCACAAACTCGTATATTATTTCATGCACTTAGGAAAATGGGGATTCCCACAATCTTTTTTATCAATAAGATTGACCAAAATGGAATTGATTTATCAACGGTTTATCAGGATATTAAAGAGAAACTTTCTGCCGAAATTGTAATCAAACAGAAGGTAGAACTGTATCCTAATATGTGTGTGACGAACTTTACCGAATCTGAACAATGGGATACGGTAATAGAGGGAAACGATGACCTTTTAGAGAAATATATGTCCGGTAAATCATTAGAAGCATTGGAACTCGAACAAGAGGAAAGCATAAGATTTCAGAATTGTTCTCTGTTCCCTGTTTATCATGGAAGCGCAAAAAGCAACATAGGGATTGAGCAGCTTATAGAAGTGATAACGAATAAATTTTATTCATCAACATACAGAAAGAAGTCTGAACTTTGCGGAAATGTCTTCAAAATTGAATATTCGGAAGAAAGACAACGTCTTGCATATGTACGCCTTTATGGCGGAATCCTGCATTTGCGGGATTCGGTTAGAATATCGGAAAAGGAAAAAATAAAAATTACAGAAATGTATACTTCAATAAATGGTGAATTATGTAAAATTGATAAGGCTTATTCCGGGGAAATTGTTATTTTGCAAAATGAGTTTTTGAAGCTAAATAGTGTTCTTGGAGATACAAAGCTATTGCCACAGAGAGAGAGAATTGAAAATCCGCTCCCTCTGCTGCAAACAACTGTTGAACCGAGCAAACCTCAACAAAGGGAAATGTTACTTGATGCACTTTTAGAAATCTCCGACAGTGACCCGCTTCTACAATATTATGTGGATTCTACGACACATGAAATCATACTTTCTTTCTTAGGGAAAGTACAAATGGAAGTGACTTGTGCTCTATTGCAAGAAAAGTATCATGTGGAGGTAAAAATAAAAAAGCCTACAGTCATTTATATGGAAAGACCGTTAAAAAAAGCAGAGTATACCATTCACATCGAAGTGCCACCGAATCCCTTCTGGGCTTCCATTGGTCTTTCTGTAGCACCGCTTCCATTAGGGAGCGGAGTACAGTATGAGAGCTCGGTTTCTCTTGGATACTTAAATCAATCGTTTCAAAATGCAGTTATGGAAGGGATACGATATGGCTGTGAACAAGGATTGTATGGTTGGAATGTGACGGACTGTAAAATCTGTTTTAAGTATGGCTTATACTATAGCCCTGTTAGTACCCCAGCAGATTTTCGGATGCTTGCTCCTATTGTATTGGAACAAGTTTTAAAAAAAGCTGGAACAGAATTGTTAGAGCCATATCTTAGTTTTAAAATTTATGCACCACAAGAATATCTTTCACGAGCATATAACGATGCTCCCAAATATTGTGCAAATATCGTAAATACTCAACTGAAAAATAATGAGGTCATTCTTAGTGGAGAAATCCCTGCTCGGTGTATTCAAGAATATCGTAGTGATTTAACTTTCTTTACAAATGGACGTAGTGTTTGTTTAACAGAGTTAAAAGGGTACCATGTTACTACCGGTGAACCTGTTTGCCAGCCCCGTCGTCCAAATAGTCGGATAGATAAAGTACGATATATGTTCAATAAAATAACTTAG
- a CDS encoding helix-turn-helix transcriptional regulator, with translation MRKKEDKYDFRAFGLAIKEARLKRGLTREQVGALIEIDPRYLTNIENKGQHPSIQVLYDLVSLLHVSVDEFFLPANNLVKSTRRLQIEKYMDSFTDKELSLMESLASGINEARNIED, from the coding sequence ATGCGTAAAAAAGAAGATAAATATGATTTTAGAGCCTTTGGTTTAGCCATTAAAGAAGCTCGATTGAAACGAGGTTTAACTCGTGAACAAGTGGGAGCATTGATTGAAATTGACCCACGGTACTTAACTAATATTGAAAATAAAGGGCAACACCCCAGCATACAAGTTCTTTATGACCTTGTATCGTTACTTCATGTTTCCGTTGATGAATTTTTCTTACCTGCTAATAACTTGGTAAAAAGCACCCGACGATTACAGATAGAGAAATACATGGATAGCTTTACAGACAAAGAACTATCCTTAATGGAATCTTTAGCCAGCGGTATCAACGAAGCAAGAAACATCGAAGACTAA
- a CDS encoding sigma-70 family RNA polymerase sigma factor, which yields MKPSSFQTTIENQFDYICKRAMEDERKNYMLYLSRIAKREVSFSDVGDYLVSQFATTDNYSTDFQIFTLNGLSVGVENDLLSEALRELPDKKREILLLFYFMDMSDSEIADLLKLNRSTVYRHRTSGLDLIKKFMEEENEE from the coding sequence ATGAAACCATCTTCTTTTCAGACCACAATAGAAAATCAGTTTGACTATATCTGTAAACGTGCTATGGAAGACGAGCGAAAGAATTATATGCTTTATCTTTCAAGGATTGCAAAGCGTGAGGTGTCCTTTTCGGATGTTGGCGATTATCTTGTTAGCCAGTTTGCGACAACAGATAACTATTCAACTGACTTTCAGATTTTTACACTCAATGGGTTATCAGTAGGCGTTGAAAATGATTTGTTGAGTGAAGCATTACGTGAGTTGCCAGACAAGAAACGTGAAATTCTACTGCTGTTTTACTTTATGGACATGAGCGATTCAGAAATTGCAGACCTGTTGAAATTGAACCGCTCTACTGTCTATCGACATAGAACCAGTGGACTAGACTTAATCAAGAAGTTTATGGAGGAGGAAAATGAAGAATGA
- a CDS encoding replication initiator protein A — translation MKRITANQYQTSERYYKLPKVLFESERYKDMKLEVKVAYAVLKDRLELSLSKGWIDEDGAIYLIYSNSNLMALLGCSKSKLLSIKKTLREYGLIDEVQQSSSEKGRMANKIYLGELEHETTPVLHTDGASVKKTLGGSQGKTGPVLNSAPSETEGSETKYSETKGSDFLIEDEEERQLVDEKQEENFTSKVDGVTKYDRDYIWGLVHDQLRQTGLSQSASDYAMIYFSDRYQYALEHMRFARSAEVIAEYVFNGVLSEWTKQLRRQEVKGGD, via the coding sequence ATGAAACGAATTACCGCTAATCAGTATCAGACATCAGAGCGTTATTATAAACTCCCAAAAGTCTTGTTTGAGAGTGAACGGTATAAGGATATGAAGCTGGAAGTTAAGGTAGCCTACGCGGTTTTAAAGGATCGGTTGGAGTTGTCTTTGAGTAAAGGTTGGATTGATGAGGATGGGGCTATTTATTTGATTTATTCCAATTCAAATCTGATGGCACTTTTAGGCTGTTCAAAGTCAAAATTACTCTCTATCAAGAAAACCTTACGTGAATATGGCTTAATTGATGAAGTCCAACAGTCCTCTAGTGAAAAAGGTCGAATGGCAAATAAAATTTACTTGGGGGAATTAGAACATGAAACTACTCCAGTCTTACATACAGACGGGGCTAGTGTTAAAAAAACACTAGGGGGGTCTCAAGGAAAGACGGGGCCGGTCTTAAATTCAGCCCCTAGTGAGACTGAAGGAAGTGAGACTAAATATAGTGAAACTAAAGGGAGTGATTTCCTTATTGAGGACGAGGAGGAAAGGCAGCTAGTAGATGAGAAACAAGAAGAAAACTTTACTTCAAAAGTCGATGGCGTGACCAAGTACGATCGAGACTATATTTGGGGTTTGGTTCATGACCAGTTAAGACAGACTGGTCTATCTCAGTCAGCTAGTGACTATGCCATGATTTATTTTAGTGACCGTTATCAGTATGCTTTGGAACATATGCGATTTGCTCGGTCAGCGGAAGTAATAGCTGAATACGTATTTAATGGTGTGCTGTCAGAGTGGACCAAGCAACTGAGACGACAAGAAGTAAAGGGAGGTGATTAA
- the dcm gene encoding DNA (cytosine-5-)-methyltransferase, whose product MKFLDLFAGIGGFRLGMESQGHKCLGFCEIDKFARTSYKAMFNTEGEIEYHDIKEVTDHDFRQFRGQVDIICGGFPCQAFSLAGRRLGFEDTRGTLFFEIARAAKQIQPRFLFLENVKGLLNHEEGRTFATILSTMDELGYDVEWQVLNSKDFQVPQNRERVFIIGHSRRYRSRFIFPLRRENSPAHLERLGNINPSKRGLNGEVYLTSGLAPTLTRGKGEGAKIAIPVLTPDRLEKRQHGRRFKDNQDPMFTLTSQDRHGVVVAGNLPTSFDQTGRVFDISGLSPTLTTMQGGDKVPKILLREELPFLKIKEATKTGYAKATLGDSVNLAYPDSTKRRGRVGKGISNTLTTSDNMGVVVAALEYRQDKWYEVTGIVLEGKLYRLRIRRLTPRECFRLQGFPDWAYERAESVSSKSQLYKQAGNSVTVTVIEAIAREFRRTEEEEKHELTT is encoded by the coding sequence ATGAAATTTTTAGATTTATTTGCTGGGATAGGTGGTTTTAGGCTAGGGATGGAATCACAGGGTCATAAATGCCTGGGCTTTTGTGAAATTGATAAATTCGCCAGAACATCTTATAAAGCCATGTTTAATACAGAAGGGGAAATAGAATACCATGACATTAAAGAGGTCACAGACCATGACTTTAGACAATTTAGAGGGCAAGTGGACATCATCTGCGGGGGATTTCCTTGCCAAGCTTTTTCACTCGCAGGAAGACGATTGGGATTTGAAGATACTCGAGGGACTCTCTTTTTTGAGATTGCTCGAGCGGCCAAACAAATCCAACCACGTTTTCTATTTTTGGAAAACGTCAAAGGCCTACTCAATCACGAGGAGGGACGGACGTTCGCCACTATCCTCTCCACGATGGATGAATTGGGGTATGATGTCGAATGGCAGGTGCTTAACAGTAAGGACTTCCAAGTCCCGCAAAACAGAGAGCGGGTCTTTATTATCGGACATTCTAGAAGATACCGTTCCAGATTCATATTTCCTCTCAGAAGAGAAAACAGCCCAGCTCATCTTGAAAGGCTAGGAAATATCAATCCCTCTAAACGTGGTTTGAATGGTGAAGTCTATCTGACGAGTGGACTTGCTCCTACACTAACAAGAGGTAAAGGAGAGGGAGCTAAAATCGCCATTCCAGTCTTAACACCAGATAGACTAGAAAAACGGCAACATGGTCGTCGATTTAAGGACAATCAAGACCCTATGTTTACTTTGACAAGTCAAGACAGACACGGAGTTGTTGTCGCAGGAAATCTGCCGACTAGCTTTGACCAGACTGGAAGAGTATTTGACATATCTGGCTTGTCACCGACTTTGACCACCATGCAAGGTGGAGACAAGGTGCCAAAGATTTTGCTGAGGGAGGAGCTGCCATTTCTGAAAATCAAGGAAGCCACAAAAACAGGGTACGCAAAGGCAACTCTTGGAGACTCTGTTAATCTGGCTTATCCAGACTCAACCAAACGTAGGGGACGTGTGGGAAAGGGAATATCCAATACTCTGACGACTTCAGACAATATGGGAGTGGTGGTTGCTGCTCTGGAATATCGACAGGATAAGTGGTATGAAGTCACAGGCATTGTCTTAGAGGGAAAACTTTATCGCCTGAGAATAAGACGACTGACACCAAGAGAGTGTTTCAGACTTCAAGGCTTTCCTGATTGGGCTTATGAAAGAGCAGAAAGTGTTTCCAGTAAGAGCCAGCTATACAAACAGGCCGGCAATAGCGTGACTGTCACAGTTATTGAAGCCATTGCCAGAGAATTTAGAAGAACGGAAGAGGAAGAAAAACATGAACTTACTACATAA
- a CDS encoding nucleotidyl transferase AbiEii/AbiGii toxin family protein has protein sequence MNKAKLTALCHKISKNTGLTFNSVMTYYFLEVILKKLSQSSYSNHYIFKGGFLLSNVIGVESRSTVDIDFLFHQITLSEETVKQQLKEILADSEEGISFVIQSITAIKESDDYGGYRATISCQLENIKQVIHLDIATGDVVTPQPITYDYKAIFDEDNFPIIAYTIETILAEKLQTVYSRNFLNSRSKDFYDVYILSKLKKEDIDFIQLKNACQRTFSYRETELDFEKIIELLERFKSDPIQNKQWQNYSKKYSYTKGISLADVLDEMIRLIAMGIRPSPKHLTITKVVKMPSFPLAE, from the coding sequence ATGAACAAAGCTAAATTAACAGCACTCTGTCATAAAATATCAAAGAATACTGGTTTAACCTTTAATTCCGTCATGACCTATTACTTCCTAGAAGTCATTTTGAAAAAATTAAGTCAAAGTTCTTATTCAAATCACTATATCTTCAAAGGAGGATTCCTACTTTCGAATGTCATCGGAGTTGAATCTCGTAGCACTGTTGATATTGACTTTTTATTCCATCAAATAACACTCTCAGAAGAAACTGTTAAACAGCAACTCAAGGAAATTTTAGCAGATTCCGAAGAAGGTATATCTTTTGTGATTCAATCAATCACAGCTATTAAAGAAAGTGATGACTATGGTGGCTATCGAGCAACAATTTCGTGCCAACTTGAGAATATTAAACAAGTTATCCATTTGGATATTGCGACAGGTGATGTTGTAACTCCTCAGCCGATTACATACGACTATAAAGCTATTTTTGATGAAGACAATTTTCCAATCATTGCTTATACAATTGAAACAATTCTAGCTGAAAAACTTCAAACCGTCTATTCACGTAACTTCTTGAACAGTAGAAGCAAAGATTTTTACGATGTTTATATTCTTTCAAAACTGAAAAAAGAAGACATTGACTTCATTCAGTTGAAAAATGCCTGTCAGAGAACGTTTTCATATCGCGAAACAGAGCTCGATTTTGAAAAGATTATTGAACTACTCGAGAGGTTCAAATCTGACCCTATTCAGAATAAACAATGGCAAAATTATTCAAAAAAATATAGCTATACAAAAGGGATTTCACTTGCAGATGTTCTTGATGAGATGATTCGTCTCATAGCAATGGGCATCCGTCCTTCACCAAAGCACTTGACTATCACTAAAGTCGTTAAAATGCCATCCTTTCCTCTAGCAGAATAA
- a CDS encoding type IV toxin-antitoxin system AbiEi family antitoxin domain-containing protein, producing MSKKEILLDFIEKNNGIVTNKDCKALGIPTIYLTRLEKEGIIFRVEKGIFLTQNGDYDEYYFFQYRFPKAIFSYISALYLQQFTDEIPQYFDVTVPRGYRFNTPPANLNIHFVSKEYSELGMTTVPTPMGNNVRVYDFERIICDFVIHREKIDSELFVKTLQSYGNYPKKNLAKLYEYATKMNTLEKVKQTLEVLI from the coding sequence ATGTCAAAAAAAGAGATTCTACTCGATTTTATAGAAAAGAACAATGGCATTGTCACAAACAAAGATTGTAAAGCACTAGGTATTCCAACAATATATCTGACAAGACTAGAGAAAGAAGGCATTATCTTCCGAGTTGAAAAAGGTATTTTCCTAACCCAAAACGGAGACTATGATGAATACTACTTCTTTCAATATCGTTTTCCTAAGGCTATTTTCTCTTATATTTCGGCACTGTATCTACAACAGTTTACAGATGAAATTCCACAATATTTTGATGTGACAGTTCCTAGAGGCTACCGCTTTAATACTCCTCCAGCTAATCTAAATATTCACTTTGTCTCTAAAGAATACAGCGAGCTGGGAATGACTACTGTACCTACTCCTATGGGAAACAACGTAAGGGTATATGATTTTGAACGTATTATTTGTGATTTTGTAATACATCGAGAAAAGATTGATTCCGAACTCTTTGTCAAGACACTTCAATCTTATGGAAACTATCCTAAAAAAAATCTAGCAAAACTCTATGAATATGCGACAAAAATGAATACTTTAGAAAAAGTTAAACAAACTCTGGAGGTTCTAATATGA